A section of the Oncorhynchus tshawytscha isolate Ot180627B linkage group LG09, Otsh_v2.0, whole genome shotgun sequence genome encodes:
- the LOC112247408 gene encoding ras-GEF domain-containing family member 1B-B — translation MPPTTPYAGKFSTSTYNNIHLHKYHQPMEVSYGDMCYHDNSLVSGSLEALIQHLVPTVDYYPDRSYVFTFLLSSRLFLHPYELMSRLCHLCVEQHRSGDLLLDKIRIRDVAPKIVQLLTEWTETFPYDFRDERMMHCLKEMSHHLARGDEYSWRAMQQMTQRLIQRLAALGQYEEAIATLNASAAERPTALKAKQQNGHRHDVLSVCDDAFILAQQLTHIELDRLSFIGPEEFIQAFGVKDPLVNHKSFFRKRKTTNLEAYVAWFNRLSYLVATEICMPVKKKHRARALEFFIDVARECYNIGNFNSLMAIISGMNMSPVSRLKKTWSKVNTDKFDILEHQMDPSSNFSNYRTALRGATQRSITAHSNQEKIVIPFFSLLIKDIYFLNEGCASRLPNGHVNFEKLWDLAKQVSEFLVWRQVMCPFERDRKILQYLVTTPVFTEDELHLASYETEGPENHLEKDSRRSLRTSLLHREHR, via the exons ATGCCTCCCACGACACCGTATGCTGGCAAGTTCAGTACCAGCACTTATAACAACATTCATCTCCACAAATACCACCAGCCCATGGAAGTGAGCTACGGGGACATGTGCTACCATGACAACAGTCTTGTTTCTGGCTCCCTGGAGGCCCTAATACAACATTTAGTTCCCACAGTGGACTACTACCCTGAC AGGTCCTACGTCTTCACCTTCCTGCTGAGTTCCcgtctcttcctccacccctacGAACTTATGTCTCGGCTTTGTCACCTGTGTGTGGAGCAGCATCGATCTGGAGACCTGCTGCTTGATAAG ATCAGAATACGGGACGTTGCACCAAAGATCGTGCAGCTGCTGACTGAGTGGACAGAGACGTTTCCCTATGACTTCAGAGATGAGAGGATGATGCACTGCCTGAAAGAGATGAGCCATCATCTGGCCAGAGGAGATGAG TACTCATGGCGGGCCATGCAGCAGATGACTCAGCGGTTGATCCAGAGATTGGCGGCTCTGGGTCAGTATGAGGAGGCGATCGCCACGCTCAACGCCTCCGCAGCAGAGAGACCCACCGCTCTGAAGGCCAAGCAGCAGAACGGACATCGGCATGATGTCCTCAGTGTCTGTGATGATGCCTTTATACTAGCCCAGCAGCTCACACACATTGAACTG GACAGACTGAGTTTTATTGGACCAGAGGAGTTCATCCAAGCCTTTGGTGTGAAAGATCCCCTGGTTAACCATAAG AGTTTCTTCCGAAAACGCAAGACTACTAACCTGGAGGCCTATGTAGCTTGGTTTAACAGACTCAGCTACCTGGTGGCTACTGAAATTTGCATG CCTGTAAAGAAGAAGCATAGAGCCCGGGCCTTGGAGTTCTTCATAGATGTGGCTAGAGAATGCTATAACATCGGCAACTTCAACTCACTCATGGCCATCATCA GCGGAATGAACATGAGTCCTGTGTCCCGACTGAAGAAGACCTGGAGCAAAGTCAACACAGACAAATTTGACATACTGGAGCACCAAATGGACCCTTCCAGTAACTTCAGCAACTACCGTACTGCCCTGCGAGGAGCCACCCAGAGGTCTATTACAGCACACAGCAACCAGGAGAAAATAGTCATTCCATTCTTCAGCCTTCTCATCAAGGACATCTACTTCCTCAATGAGGGATGTGCCAGCCGACTCCCCAACGGTCACGTGAACTTTGAG AAACTGTGGGACCTGGCGAAGCAGGTCAGTGAGTTCCTGGTGTGGCGTCAGGTGATGTGTCCCtttgagagagacaggaagatccTCCAATACCTGGTCACTACACCTGTCTTTACCGAGGATGAGCTGCACTTGGCCTCCTATGAGACCGAAGGTCCAGAGAACCACCTGGAAAAGGACAGTCGGAGGTCTCTCAG GACATCCCTACTGCATAGAGAGCATCGTTGA